The proteins below come from a single Afipia felis ATCC 53690 genomic window:
- a CDS encoding sulfite exporter TauE/SafE family protein, whose protein sequence is MVNSGLSALLFLTSLGASALGGALGMASGIFIVPILTTAFGLNVHLAIAASLVSVIACSCASAAPFLRDGFTNIRVAIVLEVATTIGALSGVALSGLLSNQILYGLFAFILIVSAKQMLAKRQDIAETINSAAMRDVATLLRLHSSYPSQDGGTIQYRVQRVPLGLGFMYGAGLLSALLGIGSGVLKIPAMDAALRLPIKVSSATSNFMIGVTAAASAAAYFVRGDIHPGLAAPIALGSVLGAVLGGKLLMSLSGERTRLFFVVVLVALAFQMTLLALGGEL, encoded by the coding sequence ATGGTAAATAGCGGCCTCTCAGCACTGCTATTCCTTACGTCACTCGGAGCAAGCGCCTTGGGCGGCGCTCTAGGGATGGCGAGTGGAATTTTCATTGTGCCCATCCTGACCACGGCGTTCGGCCTCAATGTTCATCTCGCCATTGCGGCGTCCCTGGTCTCCGTTATTGCGTGTTCTTGCGCCAGCGCTGCCCCTTTCCTCCGCGACGGGTTCACAAACATCCGTGTTGCTATCGTATTGGAGGTAGCCACGACGATTGGAGCTCTAAGCGGCGTTGCATTAAGCGGCTTGCTCTCAAACCAGATTCTCTATGGCCTCTTTGCCTTTATTCTCATCGTTTCAGCAAAACAGATGCTGGCCAAGCGACAAGACATTGCTGAAACGATAAACTCGGCTGCCATGCGAGATGTGGCCACATTGCTACGGCTGCATTCCAGCTATCCATCTCAAGATGGGGGAACAATTCAGTATCGCGTTCAACGCGTCCCGCTCGGCCTTGGATTTATGTATGGAGCCGGCCTGCTGTCCGCGCTGCTGGGCATAGGAAGCGGCGTTCTGAAAATCCCAGCGATGGATGCCGCCTTACGCCTTCCGATCAAAGTATCATCGGCCACATCGAATTTCATGATCGGTGTAACAGCTGCGGCAAGCGCCGCCGCTTATTTTGTCCGCGGCGACATTCATCCAGGGCTTGCAGCCCCCATAGCACTAGGCTCGGTGCTGGGCGCCGTGCTTGGTGGAAAACTGCTCATGTCCCTTTCAGGGGAAAGAACCCGCCTCTTCTTCGTCGTCGTGCTTGTTGCATTGGCCTTTCAAATGACCTTGCTGGCTCTTGGGGGCGAACTATGA
- a CDS encoding helix-turn-helix domain-containing protein, giving the protein MSSDRDPDRKSETRRRLTIVNHAVADHRVASTAFQVLSIIAKHVNGRTGKAYLSDEVILEYLPVEERTVRRARNLLRDLEWIEWTKEGAANVYKLLDKNVPMIAQQIKERKERRLLNRAQQKESDRTSVTKKADENRTNLSSRGEYNRTNLSNEGTFLTSERTLVSKARSPMSTIPISSTNSDTNSTTHEKSNTKSREPDSGDLFPSKSEVRPIKHGRTKGKTDLPENWQFSDEVWAFAAHYGLSGPEIEQEQAKLKDWAKSTGRRYADWDAFARNWIRNDKSRLQRVRGNAQGDAMAGLESYGGRGHG; this is encoded by the coding sequence TTGTCCAGTGATCGCGATCCTGATCGTAAAAGCGAAACCCGTAGGCGGTTGACAATAGTCAATCACGCTGTGGCAGATCATCGTGTGGCATCTACGGCATTTCAGGTGCTCTCGATCATCGCCAAACACGTGAACGGTCGCACGGGTAAGGCGTATCTGAGCGATGAGGTCATTCTGGAATATCTGCCAGTAGAAGAGCGGACGGTCCGCCGGGCTCGAAATCTTCTGCGTGATTTAGAATGGATCGAATGGACGAAAGAGGGGGCAGCCAACGTTTACAAGCTGCTGGACAAAAATGTCCCCATGATCGCCCAGCAAATCAAAGAGCGAAAAGAAAGACGGCTTCTCAATAGAGCCCAACAAAAAGAGAGCGACCGGACATCTGTGACCAAAAAAGCGGACGAAAACCGGACAAATTTGTCCAGCCGCGGAGAATACAACCGGACAAATTTGTCCAACGAAGGGACATTCCTGACCAGTGAGCGGACATTGGTGTCCAAAGCCCGGTCACCAATGTCCACCATACCTATTAGTTCTACAAACTCAGATACAAATTCTACTACTCATGAGAAGAGCAACACTAAATCCAGAGAACCGGATTCGGGTGACCTCTTTCCTTCCAAAAGTGAAGTGCGCCCTATCAAACATGGTCGAACCAAGGGCAAAACAGATCTTCCTGAGAATTGGCAGTTCAGCGACGAAGTCTGGGCTTTTGCAGCTCACTATGGGCTATCAGGGCCTGAGATTGAACAAGAACAAGCGAAGCTGAAAGACTGGGCTAAATCAACCGGTCGTCGTTACGCGGATTGGGATGCCTTCGCTCGCAACTGGATCAGGAACGACAAATCTCGATTGCAGCGCGTTCGTGGAAACGCCCAAGGCGACGCGATGGCTGGCTTAGAAAGCTACGGAGGTCGCGGCCATGGCTGA
- a CDS encoding Bug family tripartite tricarboxylate transporter substrate binding protein, with protein MKSGRNAARRYFLGMVGAACLGVLAVPAQAQQPLELKIMAPANPGGGWDQTARSMQQALVASGIARSVQVTNVGGAGGAVGIAQFVNSAKGDGSQLMVNGFVMVGALAMNKSPVTLDQVTPIARLTDEYQVMVVPANSPIKNVKDLGDALKANIAKVTFAGGSAGGIDHIMAALFAGSVGADAAKVNYVPFSGGGESLAAILGGKVTAGISGYSEYEGQIKSGKLRAIGITSNERRAGIDIPTFKEQGIDLVLANWRSVVAPPGITPEQQKVLADAIDRLVKSPAWKEVLAQKGWEDAYLPGDAFADFLKKETVRVNGVLKSIGLVKS; from the coding sequence ATGAAGTCTGGTCGAAACGCGGCCCGTAGATATTTCCTTGGCATGGTTGGTGCCGCCTGCCTGGGAGTTCTCGCGGTCCCGGCCCAAGCGCAGCAGCCGCTTGAACTGAAGATCATGGCCCCGGCCAATCCGGGCGGCGGCTGGGATCAGACCGCGCGCTCGATGCAGCAGGCGCTGGTCGCCTCGGGTATCGCCCGCAGCGTGCAGGTTACCAACGTCGGGGGCGCCGGTGGTGCGGTCGGCATCGCTCAGTTCGTCAACTCGGCGAAGGGTGACGGCAGCCAGTTGATGGTCAACGGTTTCGTCATGGTCGGCGCGCTGGCGATGAACAAATCGCCGGTCACGCTAGATCAGGTGACGCCGATCGCGCGGCTCACCGATGAGTATCAGGTGATGGTCGTTCCGGCGAATTCGCCGATCAAGAATGTCAAGGACCTCGGGGATGCACTGAAAGCGAACATCGCAAAGGTGACGTTCGCGGGCGGGTCGGCCGGCGGCATCGACCACATCATGGCGGCGCTGTTCGCCGGCTCCGTCGGCGCTGATGCGGCCAAGGTGAATTATGTGCCGTTTTCCGGCGGCGGTGAATCGCTCGCCGCGATCCTCGGTGGCAAGGTGACGGCGGGCATCTCCGGCTATAGCGAGTACGAAGGCCAGATCAAGTCCGGCAAGCTGCGTGCCATCGGCATCACCTCGAACGAGCGGCGGGCTGGCATCGACATCCCGACCTTCAAGGAGCAGGGGATCGATCTGGTTCTGGCGAACTGGCGGTCGGTCGTCGCTCCGCCCGGCATCACGCCCGAGCAGCAGAAGGTTCTGGCGGACGCCATCGACCGTCTTGTGAAGTCGCCGGCATGGAAGGAAGTGCTGGCCCAGAAGGGCTGGGAGGACGCTTATCTACCCGGCGATGCGTTCGCGGATTTCCTGAAGAAGGAGACGGTGCGCGTGAACGGGGTTCTGAAATCCATTGGCCTTGTGAAGTCATGA
- a CDS encoding tripartite tricarboxylate transporter TctB family protein: protein MTTDSGAQERGPARRGVDWAGVAIAAALALLAMVIALDAMGIQANVTYGMGPEAIPIVIAIGLGVLAIGNLVNALRGDFPEREHMDFRPVGLVLAGLAIMIAIIGLGGGFIPAMTVLFAATATAFGRRAILTDLVIGFVIGTIIYIAFSRLLTLSLPAGPIERLF from the coding sequence ATGACCACGGACAGCGGCGCGCAGGAGAGGGGCCCCGCGCGGCGCGGGGTGGATTGGGCAGGCGTCGCCATTGCTGCGGCGTTGGCGTTGCTTGCAATGGTGATCGCCCTTGATGCGATGGGCATTCAGGCGAATGTCACTTACGGCATGGGCCCGGAGGCCATACCGATCGTCATTGCCATCGGTCTCGGCGTGCTGGCGATCGGCAATCTGGTCAATGCGCTGCGGGGTGATTTTCCCGAGCGTGAGCACATGGACTTTCGTCCTGTTGGTCTCGTGCTCGCCGGTCTTGCGATAATGATTGCGATCATCGGTTTGGGAGGTGGCTTCATTCCTGCGATGACCGTGTTGTTCGCGGCGACCGCCACCGCCTTCGGACGGCGCGCCATCCTCACTGATCTTGTCATCGGCTTTGTCATCGGCACCATTATTTACATCGCCTTCAGTCGTCTTCTCACTCTTAGCCTTCCCGCGGGCCCGATCGAGCGCCTGTTCTAG
- a CDS encoding tripartite tricarboxylate transporter permease: protein MDTFAALAHGMAVALQPMNLLFALIGVFLGTAVGVLPGIGPALTVALLLPVTYKLDPGGSLIMFAGIYYGGMYGGSTTAILINTPGESASMATALEGNKMAKAGRGGPALATAAIGSFVAGTLATIGLAFVAPYLVDVAVKFGPEDYFALMVVAFVTVSATFGDSPVRGLTSLFIGLTLGLVGIDKLTGQPRLSFGVPELLDGVEVTTLAVGLFAVGEALYVVSRRHQAEEKIEAVRGSLWMTKEDWKRSWKPWLRGFGFGFPIGALPAGGAEIPTFLSYSAERRLTAHPEEFGKGAIEGVAGPEAANNASAAGTLVPLLTLGLPTSATAAMMLAGFQQYGLNPGPLLFAERPDLVWGLIASLFIANTMLLVLNLPLVGLWVRLLAIPQPWLYAGILVFATMGTIAAKPSVVELTMLTGFGVMGFLMRRYDFPIAPVVVGLILGPLAESQLRRALSISLGDPMTLVQSPISATLLGLACVALVAPFVLKNMSRFKATED, encoded by the coding sequence ATGGATACATTCGCCGCGCTGGCCCACGGCATGGCCGTTGCCCTGCAGCCGATGAACCTTCTGTTCGCGCTGATCGGCGTGTTCCTCGGGACGGCGGTCGGCGTGTTGCCGGGTATCGGACCTGCGCTCACTGTCGCGCTGCTGCTACCGGTCACCTATAAACTCGATCCCGGCGGCTCGCTGATCATGTTCGCCGGCATCTACTATGGCGGCATGTATGGCGGCTCGACCACAGCGATCCTGATCAACACGCCGGGTGAAAGCGCGTCGATGGCGACGGCGCTCGAAGGCAACAAGATGGCCAAGGCCGGTCGCGGCGGTCCTGCGCTGGCGACGGCCGCGATCGGATCGTTTGTGGCAGGAACGTTGGCGACAATTGGCCTTGCGTTCGTTGCTCCTTACCTCGTGGATGTTGCGGTCAAGTTCGGGCCGGAGGATTACTTCGCGCTGATGGTGGTCGCGTTCGTCACGGTCTCGGCAACATTTGGCGACTCACCGGTGCGCGGATTGACCAGCCTGTTCATCGGTCTGACGCTTGGTCTTGTGGGTATCGACAAACTGACCGGGCAACCGCGGCTGTCATTCGGTGTCCCGGAGCTGCTTGACGGCGTCGAGGTGACGACATTGGCGGTCGGCCTGTTTGCGGTCGGCGAGGCGCTTTATGTCGTCTCGCGGCGACATCAGGCGGAGGAGAAAATCGAGGCGGTGCGCGGCTCGCTCTGGATGACGAAGGAAGACTGGAAGCGCTCATGGAAGCCATGGCTGCGCGGCTTCGGCTTTGGTTTTCCTATCGGTGCGTTGCCGGCGGGCGGGGCTGAAATTCCAACCTTCCTGTCCTATTCGGCCGAGCGCCGCCTGACCGCGCATCCCGAGGAATTCGGCAAGGGCGCGATCGAAGGCGTCGCCGGACCCGAAGCCGCGAACAATGCTTCCGCTGCCGGCACGCTGGTGCCATTGTTGACGCTCGGCCTGCCGACATCGGCGACGGCGGCGATGATGTTGGCGGGATTCCAGCAATATGGGTTGAATCCGGGGCCGCTGCTGTTTGCGGAGCGGCCCGATCTGGTGTGGGGCCTGATCGCGAGTTTGTTCATCGCCAACACGATGCTGCTGGTGCTGAACTTGCCGCTGGTCGGCCTGTGGGTGCGGTTGCTGGCAATTCCGCAGCCGTGGCTCTACGCCGGTATTCTCGTGTTCGCGACGATGGGTACGATTGCCGCGAAGCCCTCGGTGGTCGAACTGACCATGCTGACCGGCTTTGGCGTGATGGGCTTTCTGATGCGCCGCTACGATTTTCCGATCGCGCCTGTGGTGGTGGGGCTGATCCTCGGTCCGCTCGCGGAGAGCCAGTTGCGACGAGCACTGTCGATCAGTCTCGGCGATCCGATGACGCTGGTGCAAAGCCCGATTTCGGCGACGCTGCTAGGCCTCGCCTGCGTCGCGCTGGTTGCACCTTTCGTTTTGAAGAACATGAGCCGGTTCAAGGCGACAGAGGACTAA
- a CDS encoding DUF1634 domain-containing protein, with the protein MNQENDTSDFFGRKNLETFLANLLSWGTMAACAIIASGMTISFTSSNSILSTRLINIGIALFLFLPIARVSVMTIAFIKQLDFVFALIGFLVLLIIAMSAAVSMGLY; encoded by the coding sequence ATGAATCAGGAAAATGACACTTCCGATTTCTTTGGACGCAAAAATCTGGAAACGTTTCTCGCTAACCTTCTCAGTTGGGGAACGATGGCCGCATGCGCGATTATCGCGTCCGGCATGACGATCTCATTCACCTCATCAAATTCGATATTGAGCACGCGACTAATCAACATTGGAATCGCCCTTTTCCTTTTTCTCCCTATTGCGAGAGTCTCAGTAATGACGATCGCATTTATCAAACAACTCGATTTTGTATTTGCACTTATCGGATTTCTCGTTCTGCTCATTATTGCAATGAGCGCGGCCGTGAGCATGGGGCTGTATTAG
- a CDS encoding helix-turn-helix domain-containing protein, which yields MKQEEHQQSVTKCAYTVPEAGAMIGLNKNASYAAAARGEIPTIRFGKLLKVPKAAWDKKIGA from the coding sequence ATGAAACAGGAAGAACATCAGCAGAGCGTGACGAAGTGCGCATACACGGTGCCAGAAGCGGGCGCGATGATCGGGTTAAACAAAAACGCGAGTTATGCCGCGGCGGCGCGGGGCGAGATTCCAACGATACGCTTCGGCAAGTTACTCAAAGTGCCAAAAGCGGCCTGGGACAAGAAGATCGGGGCCTGA
- a CDS encoding head maturation protease, ClpP-related, translating into MRDKINIQTSQKPPVQRRRLFAKAFGSGFEAKSLGNATTIEIFDEIGVYGVSAKNVSDSLNAATGDLIVKINSPGGDVWDGIAIHNELAAYRGKVTVQVTGLAASAASIIAMAGDRIEIANNAFLMIHRAWALTIGNEGDHAETAALLSQIDGALAETYSRRTGISVAKAAEFMRAETWFCGAEAVEAGFADALASDAEHAQAKFDLSVYAHAPEALRDQRLQMAMPRSPVELEKILRSAGLSRSQAKAVSFGGYAALSRAEPVSSSQIAALAERVASATLELKRTA; encoded by the coding sequence ATGCGCGACAAGATCAACATTCAGACATCGCAGAAGCCGCCGGTTCAAAGACGTCGGTTATTTGCAAAAGCATTTGGCTCGGGGTTCGAGGCTAAGAGCCTCGGCAATGCCACAACGATCGAGATATTCGACGAGATCGGCGTCTACGGAGTCTCAGCCAAGAATGTAAGCGACAGCCTTAACGCCGCCACCGGAGATTTGATCGTCAAGATCAACTCGCCCGGCGGAGATGTCTGGGACGGCATCGCGATCCACAATGAACTTGCTGCTTATCGCGGGAAGGTGACTGTCCAAGTCACAGGGCTGGCTGCATCAGCCGCATCGATCATCGCCATGGCTGGAGATCGCATCGAGATCGCGAATAACGCATTCCTGATGATCCATCGAGCCTGGGCTCTGACAATCGGAAATGAAGGCGATCACGCCGAAACGGCGGCCTTGCTTTCGCAAATCGATGGGGCATTGGCTGAAACTTACTCCCGTCGGACAGGTATCAGCGTCGCAAAGGCCGCTGAATTTATGAGGGCCGAGACTTGGTTCTGCGGTGCAGAGGCCGTTGAAGCGGGATTTGCCGACGCTCTGGCCAGTGATGCTGAGCACGCTCAAGCGAAATTCGATCTTAGCGTTTATGCACACGCTCCTGAGGCTCTGCGGGATCAAAGATTGCAAATGGCGATGCCAAGGTCGCCCGTAGAACTAGAAAAGATTCTGCGCTCCGCGGGGTTATCGCGCAGCCAGGCAAAGGCGGTGAGCTTCGGCGGATATGCCGCGCTCTCCAGAGCTGAACCCGTCTCCTCATCCCAGATCGCCGCATTGGCCGAGCGTGTCGCCTCAGCGACCCTCGAACTGAAAAGGACTGCTTAA
- a CDS encoding Crp/Fnr family transcriptional regulator translates to MNERSKSSARGASEKPAGAMLMPMDRIGRSGPPPIFRNLTPSEVESIVQESKQLIIYRGESLFKQGAPQDGIYVVETGRIKVFYVDPSGREITLAYWHSGNFVGGPDVFEGGNHVWSGKASQNSRLLHIPGVTLRKKVKDIPSLAINVIEGLSFKGRCYSALAQMLGTNSPAQRLAYLISHLGDLYGLDGPEGRMIEAQFSHAALAGMIGVTRQAVTTNLKRFAELGIIALDSAGIIVKKPHVLDEIKSGFSSF, encoded by the coding sequence ATGAACGAGAGATCGAAATCTTCAGCAAGGGGAGCCTCGGAGAAGCCTGCCGGGGCAATGCTGATGCCGATGGATCGCATCGGCCGTTCAGGGCCACCGCCGATCTTCCGCAACTTGACGCCTTCCGAAGTTGAATCGATTGTTCAGGAAAGCAAGCAACTGATTATCTATCGGGGCGAGTCTCTCTTTAAACAAGGTGCGCCACAGGACGGCATCTACGTTGTAGAAACCGGGCGCATCAAGGTATTTTACGTTGATCCGTCGGGACGTGAAATCACGCTTGCATACTGGCACAGTGGAAATTTCGTCGGCGGGCCCGATGTATTCGAGGGTGGCAATCACGTTTGGTCCGGAAAGGCCTCGCAAAATAGCCGGCTTCTCCACATTCCCGGCGTCACGCTTCGCAAAAAGGTGAAAGACATTCCCTCGCTTGCGATCAATGTGATCGAAGGTCTGAGCTTTAAGGGACGATGCTACTCCGCGCTGGCGCAAATGCTTGGCACGAATTCTCCAGCTCAACGTCTGGCCTATCTCATTTCGCACCTTGGCGACCTTTATGGCCTCGATGGACCTGAAGGCAGGATGATTGAAGCGCAATTTTCACATGCCGCGCTTGCTGGCATGATCGGCGTAACGAGACAGGCGGTGACGACAAATTTAAAGCGCTTCGCAGAGCTTGGGATCATTGCGTTAGATTCGGCAGGGATCATCGTGAAGAAGCCCCACGTCCTTGACGAGATTAAGAGCGGATTTTCCAGCTTCTAA
- a CDS encoding alkylphosphonate utilization protein, with protein MSDQNDDYVYDEATGEWRPASEIAAEKARAAEVRDASGNALADGDSVVLIKDLKVKGAGQTLKQGTVIRSIRLTDNPEEIDCRHETIKGLVLRTEFVRKR; from the coding sequence ATGAGCGACCAGAACGACGATTACGTCTATGACGAGGCAACCGGCGAGTGGCGGCCCGCTTCCGAAATCGCTGCAGAGAAGGCCAGGGCTGCTGAAGTTCGCGACGCCTCTGGCAACGCTCTCGCGGATGGCGACTCCGTCGTTCTGATCAAAGATCTCAAGGTCAAGGGTGCAGGGCAGACGCTCAAGCAGGGAACGGTCATCAGGTCGATCCGGCTCACGGACAACCCTGAAGAGATCGACTGCCGACATGAGACGATCAAAGGCTTGGTGTTGCGCACCGAATTCGTGCGCAAGCGCTGA
- a CDS encoding phage major capsid protein: protein MTSQVMRRCSAIELPLGSRRQPVFAMVGEASADIAALGSAFESHNKVVQAALTDTNQKIDAINAEIDKLNEKQAAMTLSGRGEAGNGLRKELNAVAKFFRKKDDSDLMSLHAGAAGSLAEINNSMSVGSDPDGGYFVLPALSNTMTKKLFDVTAMRRLARVETISAGDRWEEPIDNGDTGSGWVGENDSRPSTSSPKIGKLSIPLNELYAMPPVTQALLDMVGFDLGSWLLNKITDRFGRDEGYAFLGGDGVGKPRGLLTYPISTAADDTRPWGTIQYLPTGAAGGFKTGSTPPDTGDCLRDLTWKLRTPYRQGASWLMNSNTISQIDKIKDGQGNYLFRPSMTAGAPSSLLGYPVEIDDVAMPDIGANSLSIAFGNFQKAYVIVDRIGIKLLVDPFSAKPIVLFYAYKRVGGGLANSEAVKFLRFSVN, encoded by the coding sequence ATGACTTCCCAAGTTATGCGCCGTTGTTCGGCGATCGAACTTCCCCTCGGTTCGCGTCGTCAGCCGGTATTTGCAATGGTTGGCGAAGCATCGGCCGACATTGCCGCACTCGGCTCTGCGTTCGAAAGCCATAACAAAGTGGTGCAGGCCGCGTTGACCGACACTAATCAGAAGATTGACGCCATCAACGCGGAAATCGACAAGCTCAATGAGAAGCAGGCTGCGATGACTTTAAGCGGAAGAGGTGAGGCCGGTAACGGGCTTCGAAAAGAGCTCAATGCCGTCGCGAAATTCTTTCGCAAGAAAGACGATAGCGATCTGATGAGCTTGCATGCTGGAGCTGCCGGTTCGCTGGCCGAGATTAATAACAGCATGTCTGTTGGATCCGATCCGGACGGCGGGTACTTCGTGCTTCCGGCGCTCTCAAACACGATGACGAAGAAGCTTTTCGACGTTACGGCAATGCGACGCTTGGCACGGGTGGAGACGATCAGCGCCGGCGATCGATGGGAAGAGCCAATTGACAATGGAGACACTGGATCCGGGTGGGTTGGCGAGAATGACTCACGACCATCGACGTCCTCGCCGAAGATCGGAAAGCTCTCAATTCCGTTGAACGAACTCTATGCCATGCCTCCCGTTACCCAGGCGCTGCTCGATATGGTCGGATTCGATCTTGGGAGCTGGTTGCTCAACAAAATCACTGATCGATTTGGCCGCGATGAGGGCTACGCATTCCTCGGAGGCGACGGAGTCGGAAAGCCAAGAGGCCTGCTCACTTATCCAATCTCGACAGCGGCGGACGATACGAGGCCTTGGGGAACGATCCAATATCTGCCGACGGGTGCAGCCGGCGGGTTCAAGACCGGATCTACACCACCGGACACAGGCGACTGTTTGCGGGATCTCACTTGGAAACTGCGTACCCCATACCGTCAGGGCGCAAGCTGGCTGATGAACTCGAATACGATTTCGCAGATCGACAAGATCAAGGACGGGCAGGGCAACTATCTGTTCCGCCCCTCGATGACTGCTGGGGCCCCGTCCTCTCTGCTGGGGTATCCGGTCGAGATCGACGACGTGGCGATGCCAGATATCGGAGCCAACTCGCTATCGATCGCGTTCGGCAACTTCCAGAAAGCTTACGTGATCGTCGATCGCATCGGCATCAAGCTTCTGGTTGATCCGTTCAGCGCTAAGCCGATCGTTCTCTTCTATGCCTACAAGCGCGTTGGCGGTGGCCTGGCGAACTCCGAAGCCGTCAAATTCCTTCGGTTCTCAGTCAATTGA
- a CDS encoding site-specific integrase produces MKGHIQQRGKSSFRLKFDAGRDERTGKRKTQFVTFRGTKRQAQNKLAELIASVAQEKYIEPTKVTVAEYVRDRVAQWEAAGEISPRTADRYRELVENQIVPHLGAKLLQKIRADDIEVWHTTLRTSGRAKGNGGLAPRTIGHAHRVLGKALRNAVRFDLITKNVTGLQVAPKVDDEEMVIVRDVPALIDKLRGKTLFPLAMIALFTGMRIGEALALRWGRIDLDRKVIEVREAIEETRAHGIRIKAPKTKAGRRDISMPDFLVDVLRELRTSRLELRMALGLGKLPDDALLFAELDGSLPSQKYYSKAWSDLAVGVPFHGLRHTHASQLIDAGVDIVTLSKRLGHAKPDITLRIYAHLFRKDDSKAAAAINAVFNG; encoded by the coding sequence ATGAAAGGTCATATCCAACAGCGAGGCAAAAGTTCGTTCCGGCTTAAGTTCGATGCCGGACGAGATGAGAGGACCGGCAAGCGCAAAACGCAGTTCGTGACCTTCCGTGGCACAAAACGTCAAGCTCAAAACAAGCTGGCCGAACTTATTGCGTCTGTTGCTCAGGAAAAATACATCGAGCCCACGAAAGTCACAGTTGCCGAATACGTCCGCGATCGAGTCGCACAATGGGAAGCAGCAGGCGAGATCAGCCCGCGAACCGCCGACCGCTACCGCGAGTTGGTCGAAAACCAGATTGTGCCGCACCTCGGAGCCAAGCTGCTTCAGAAGATCCGCGCCGACGATATTGAGGTCTGGCACACCACACTGCGCACCAGCGGCCGCGCCAAAGGCAACGGAGGCCTCGCTCCACGCACGATCGGCCATGCGCACCGGGTGCTGGGTAAAGCCCTTCGAAACGCCGTCCGTTTCGACCTCATAACCAAGAACGTCACCGGTCTTCAGGTCGCCCCGAAAGTGGACGATGAAGAAATGGTGATTGTGCGGGACGTCCCTGCCCTGATTGACAAGTTGCGGGGCAAGACGCTTTTTCCGCTCGCAATGATTGCGCTATTTACGGGAATGCGGATCGGCGAAGCCCTTGCCTTGCGCTGGGGACGGATCGACCTAGATCGAAAGGTTATCGAGGTCCGCGAGGCGATAGAGGAAACCAGAGCTCATGGGATTCGGATCAAGGCACCCAAGACCAAAGCCGGACGCCGTGATATTTCGATGCCGGATTTCCTAGTCGACGTGCTACGGGAGCTCCGAACGTCACGGCTTGAACTTCGGATGGCGTTGGGCCTTGGGAAGCTGCCGGATGACGCTCTATTGTTCGCGGAGCTCGACGGCTCCTTGCCTTCACAGAAATATTATTCAAAGGCATGGAGCGACTTGGCAGTTGGCGTGCCCTTCCATGGCCTCCGCCATACCCATGCGAGCCAGCTGATCGACGCCGGCGTGGATATCGTCACACTCTCGAAGCGTCTTGGCCACGCAAAGCCCGATATCACGTTGCGCATCTATGCCCACCTGTTTAGGAAGGACGACAGCAAGGCCGCGGCGGCAATCAATGCGGTTTTCAACGGTTAG